The Streptococcus iniae genome contains the following window.
AATTCAGAAGGCAGTTCTTTTAATCTCATAATAACTTCTCTAATCCATAAACAAGTTCTTGCATTGTAACGACTTTTTTAATTCCTAAGTTAACACCACTCATAAAGGACTGACGGTCAAAGGAATCATGCCTCAAGGTCAAACCTTCACCTGGACCTCCAAAAATAACCTCTTGGTGAGCAACTAGTCCTGGCAAACGTACACTATGAATTCTAATCCCATCATAGTTAGCACCTCTTGCTCCTGCAATCAATTCTTCCTCATCAAGCACAGCTGAATCTTTTGAGGCTCTATTTTCAGCAATTAATGCAGCAGTTTTAAGGGCTGTCCCACTAGGAGCATCTTTTTTCTGGTCATGGTGCAGTTCAATAATTTCTAAATCTGGAAAATATTTGGCTGCTTTAGCCGCAAATTCCATTAGGAGAATGGCTCCTATGGCAAAGTTAGGCGCAATTAAACCACCCAATTTCTTAGTTTTTGCTAAGGCTTCTAAATCATCAATTTCTTTTTGTGACAATCCGGTTGTGCCAATAACAGGAGCAAATCCCTGCGAAAGAGCAAAATGCGTATTTGAAAAAGCAACCCTTGGACTTGTAAAATCAACCCAAACGTCAGCTTCAAGGCCTACCAAGTCTTCTTTAGTGTTGACAATGGGAACACCTTTATAATCTTTGTCATTGGTAAAAGGGTCGACTAAGGCTACCAATTGCAATTCTGGATCATTTTCAACCATTGCAAGGGCTGTTGAACCCATTTTCCCCTTAAAACCAGCAATAATGACTCTTATTCCCATAAGTCTCTCCTTTATTCTAGTCCAATCGTGGCGTAAATCCGATAGCTACAGCATTCGAACCAAGATGTGTTCCAACAACAGCGCTAAATGTAGCATCTACAAATTGATCTGGTAAGCCACTCTCAAGCAACATTTTTTTTAATGTTGCTGCTTTTTCACTACCATTGGCATGTATGATAGCAAATTCATAGTCTCCTCTTTCATTTTGTTGATGAAGCAATTCAACTAACCTTTTCAAAGCTTTTTTTTCAGTTCGAACTTTTTCATGAACGACAATAACCCCGTCAGAATCAAAAGTCAAAACAGGTTTAATGCTTAGTAAATTCCCTAACAAAGCTGAACCGTTTGACAAACGACCACCCTTGACCAAATGGTTAAGATCATCCACTAAAATATATGCAGACGTCCCGTCAATTTGCTGTTGCAATTTAGCAGTTAATTGATCAAAAGTTAAACCTGCTTGATGCCATTGAAAAACATTACCTACCATCATTCCCACCGGAGCTGACGCAATCTTGGTGTTTGGAAAAGCAATAGTTAAAGCAGAATGTTCCTCAATCAAAAATTGAATATTTTGCCAAAAGCCAGAAATACCACCCGATAAGAACAATCCTACAACATGTGTGTAGCCATCCTTTTGCAATTGCGTTAACAATTGATCTAACTCAGCTAAAGAAGGTTGGCTTGTTTTAGGTAACTCCTCAGATGCTGCCATCTTGTCATAAAACTCGTCCAAGTCAATGTTAATGCCTTCATAATAAGTTTCATCATTAATCATTATTGGAATGTTCATCATATAAAGATCAGGATTATTAAAAAGTTGATCAGACAAAAAGGCTGTATTATCTGTTATTACTGCTAATTTCATTAATTTTTAAACTCCAAGTTTATGCCTGGTCTGTCCAAGGCAATTTCTGTAACTTCATAAGTGAGACGTTGCACCATATCAAGTAAGGGTGCCGCTAAAGATTCTACTTCTGGCTGAGTGAACTCACTCGGTTTATCAATCAAACGGTCAACAATGGTTACCATTTGAGAAATAACGCCACCAATGACAAATTCTTCTTTTACAATCATAAATTGAAGTACTGAAACAATAACTGTTTCATTTTTTTCTTCATCACGATTAATCAATTGGAAAGTTACCTCAAAATTTGTTTCCGGGGCACCGTTTTCTTTTTCCCATTCAAGATTTCTAGCATCATAATGGTACTGATTAACAAATTCTTTTTCACGAATTACTTGCATCTATATATTCTCCTTGAGCGCGATATGACCCATTATAGCATAGTTTTCATGATTATAAAAGGTCGAGCAGGGCTAGTATTTTTTCTGAGGGTGCTTTTCAATGATTTCAGGATGAGCTTCTAAGGCCTTACGTCCCTTTTCAAGCAAAGAGTACCCTCTAATAGTAAATAATTTTCCTAATTCTTGCTCGTCAAATACCAGGGCGATTGCTTCTTCCAAATCCTGACATTTCATTTTAGACAAGCCCTTAAACTCTTTAGATTTTAAAAATTCTTTCAAAAAAAGAGAAGATAAATGCTTTAAAGAATCAAAAGCAGAATCAATAGTTACATAAGCTTGCGCAATTAAAAATTCCAATTCCTTTTGCGCATCAATCCCGTAAGTCGTATAAAAATATTTATGGTGAGGGTGTTCGGTAGTATATGTTCCAAACTGAATGCGCCATAACATCACAATATGACCTGGCAATAAACCTTCTTTTGTCCTAATC
Protein-coding sequences here:
- a CDS encoding DegV family protein; this encodes MKLAVITDNTAFLSDQLFNNPDLYMMNIPIMINDETYYEGINIDLDEFYDKMAASEELPKTSQPSLAELDQLLTQLQKDGYTHVVGLFLSGGISGFWQNIQFLIEEHSALTIAFPNTKIASAPVGMMVGNVFQWHQAGLTFDQLTAKLQQQIDGTSAYILVDDLNHLVKGGRLSNGSALLGNLLSIKPVLTFDSDGVIVVHEKVRTEKKALKRLVELLHQQNERGDYEFAIIHANGSEKAATLKKMLLESGLPDQFVDATFSAVVGTHLGSNAVAIGFTPRLD
- a CDS encoding DUF1149 family protein; the encoded protein is MQVIREKEFVNQYHYDARNLEWEKENGAPETNFEVTFQLINRDEEKNETVIVSVLQFMIVKEEFVIGGVISQMVTIVDRLIDKPSEFTQPEVESLAAPLLDMVQRLTYEVTEIALDRPGINLEFKN
- the dapB gene encoding 4-hydroxy-tetrahydrodipicolinate reductase, whose protein sequence is MGIRVIIAGFKGKMGSTALAMVENDPELQLVALVDPFTNDKDYKGVPIVNTKEDLVGLEADVWVDFTSPRVAFSNTHFALSQGFAPVIGTTGLSQKEIDDLEALAKTKKLGGLIAPNFAIGAILLMEFAAKAAKYFPDLEIIELHHDQKKDAPSGTALKTAALIAENRASKDSAVLDEEELIAGARGANYDGIRIHSVRLPGLVAHQEVIFGGPGEGLTLRHDSFDRQSFMSGVNLGIKKVVTMQELVYGLEKLL